A genomic segment from Bufo bufo chromosome 8, aBufBuf1.1, whole genome shotgun sequence encodes:
- the LOC120978220 gene encoding adenosine receptor A1-like, with translation MQHLCLCLEELGFVDVAELNVVTVVDVAFSCSPAGSCRVDYSGTGCMALILCYIFQLYIDPHSAWDDLLSSISPAMNLSSNVPLVTVSNIPYLVTEVLTAVISVVGNSLICLAVITDRRLRTVTNNFLLSLATADILVGAVAIPCAIMLDLGIVRCSLYSCLFMLCNLMTFSLASIFGLLAIAVERYISILCPFHYRALVTPRASVIVIICTWMLAALAGLMPLMGWRRPFPPESKCLFSSLISESYMVYLIFFGCVIPPLVAMLVLYARIFLEIRRQIRQIAEWAVDVSRRRRRRRVVVREFRMATSLFLVVFCFVVCWFPIHILNVVRLFCPQCVVPPDLVLSAVILSHANSALNPIIYVFRMRTFRRAIETTLSCSCGTSAVGSVTATSLAKAAHEQREDGHYRDVPLPGT, from the coding sequence atgcaGCATCTTTGCTTGTGCCTTGAGGAGTTGGgttttgtagatgtagcagagctaaacgTTGTAACTGTTGTAGATGTGGCTTTCTCCTGTAGCCCGGCTGGCAGTTGCCGGGTGGACTATTCAGGGACTGGTTGCATGGCACTGATTCTGTGTTATATCTTCCAGCTGTACATTGACCCTCATTCTGCCTGGGATGACTTGCTGTCCTCCATCAGTCCTGCCATGAACCTCTCCTCCAATGTCCCTCTGGTGACTGTATCCAACATTCCGTACTTGGTGACAGAAGTGCTGACGGCGGTCATCTCAGTGGTGGGCAACTCTCTGATCTGTTTGGCGGTTATAACTGACCGCAGGCTTCGCACGGTCACCAACAACTTCCTGCTGTCTCTAGCTACTGCGGACATACTTGTGGGAGCCGTGGCCATCCCCTGTGCCATCATGCTTGACCTGGGCATAGTACGATGCAGTCTCTACTCCTGCTTATTCATGCTCTGCAACCTCATGACGTTTTCTTTGGCATCCATTTTTGGACTTTTAGCGATAGCGGTGGAGCGCTACATCTCCATATTGTGTCCCTTCCATTACCGCGCTCTGGTCACACCACGAGCTTCCGTAATAGTGATAATCTGCACCTGGATGCTGGCGGCACTTGCTGGCCTGATGCCGCTTATGGGTTGGCGCAGGCCATTCCCTCCTGAAAGTAAGTGTCTCTTCAGCAGCCTCATCTCGGAGTCTTACATGGTCTACCTGATCTTTTTTGGCTGTGTCATCCCCCCGCTGGTTGCCATGCTCGTGCTCTATGCTCGTATATTCCTGGAAATTCGAAGGCAGATCCGACAGATTGCAGAATGGGCGGTGGACGTGAGCCGGAGAAGGAGGAGGCGACGTGTGGTCGTCAGGGAGTTCCGAATGGCCACGTCGCTGTTCCTCGTGGTCTTCTGCTTCGTGGTTTGCTGGTTCCCCATTCATATCCTTAATGTGGTACGACTATTCTGCCCCCAGTGTGTGGTGCCCCCAGACCTGGTGCTCTCCGCTGTCATCCTCTCCCATGCCAATTCTGCCCTAAATCCCATTATTTATGTTTTTCGAATGAGGACCTTCAGGCGAGCGATAGAGACCACCTTGTCCTGCTCCTGCGGCACCAGTGCAGTAGGAAGCGTCACTGCAACCAGTCTGGCGAAAGCGGCCCATGAACAGAGAGAAGACGGACACTACAGGGATGTGCCTCTGCCTGGCACCTAG
- the SNRPD2 gene encoding small nuclear ribonucleoprotein Sm D2, whose protein sequence is MSLLNKPKSEMTPEELQKREEEEFNTGPLSVLTQSVKNNTQVLINCRNNKKLLGRVKAFDRHCNMVLENVKEMWTEVPKSGKGKKKSKPVNKDRYISKMFLRGDSVIVVLRNPLLAGK, encoded by the exons GAGTCTGCTGAACAAGCCGAAGAGTGAGATGACCCCCGAGGAGCTGCAGAAGCGCGAGGAGGAGGAGTTTAACACGGGGCCCCTGTCGGTGCTCACACAGTCCGTGAAAAACAACACCCAGGTGCTCATCAACTGCAGGAACAACAAGAAGCTGCTGGGGCGGGTGAAGGCCTTCGACAG GCACTGTAACATGGTCCTGGAGAATGTCAAGGAGATGTGGACGGAGGTCCCCAAAAGCGGCAAAGGAAAGAAGAAATCCAAGCCAGTCAACAAGGACAGATACATCTCCAAGATGTTCCTGCGAGGAGACAGCGTCATAGTGGTGCTCAGGAACCCGCTGCTGGCCGggaagtga